A single window of Cervus canadensis isolate Bull #8, Minnesota chromosome 17, ASM1932006v1, whole genome shotgun sequence DNA harbors:
- the LOC122455073 gene encoding zinc finger CCHC-type and RNA-binding motif-containing protein 1-like, giving the protein MSGGLAPSKSTVYVSNLPFSLTNNDLYRIFSKYGKVVKVTIMKDKDTRRSKGVAFILFLDKDSAQNCTRAINNKQLFGRVIKASIAIDNGRAAEFIRRRNCFDKSKCYECGESGHLSYACPKNMLGEREPPKKKEKKKKKKTPEPEEEIEEVEESEDEREDPALDSLSQAIAFQQAKTEEQKKWKPSSGGPSTSDDSKRPRIKKSTYFSDEEELSD; this is encoded by the coding sequence ATGAGTGGTGGATTGGCCCCAAGTAAAAGCACAGTGTATGTATCCAATCTGCCCTTTTCCCTGACCAACAATGACTTATATCGGATCTTTTCCAAGTATGGCAAAGTTGTAAAGGTTACTATAATGAAAGATAAAGATACCAGGAGGAGTAAAGgggttgcatttattttatttttggataaaGACTCTGCACAAAACTGTACCAGGGCAATAAACAACAAACAGTTATTTGGTAGAGTGATAAAAGCAAGCATTGCTATTGACAATGGAAGAGCAGCTGAGTTCATCCGAAGACGAAACTGCTTTGATAAATCTAAGTGTTATGAATGTGGGGAAAGCGGACACTTAAGTTATGCCTGTCCTAAAAATATGCTTGGAGAACGTGAACctccaaagaagaaagagaaaaagaaaaaaaagaaaactcctgagccagaagaagaaattgaagaagtagaagaaagtgaagatgaaaggGAAGATCCTGCTCTTGACAGCCTCAGTCAGGCTATAGCTTTCCAGCAAGCcaaaactgaagaacaaaaaaaatggaaacccaGTTCAGGAGGTCCTTCAACATCAGATGATTCAAAACGCCCAAGGATAAAGAAAAGCACATACTTCAGTGATGAGGAGGaacttagtgattaa